One Streptomyces sp. CNQ-509 DNA window includes the following coding sequences:
- a CDS encoding SGNH/GDSL hydrolase family protein → MRNRTGYAVLAALVAVVALLVAGVHALTDRPGVPAAAGAGGSADAAAPASVGGWAGTWAAAQAAAEPGTRDGFAGMSLRNVVHTSIGGARARIHLSNEYGETPLTLTRSSVAVAAGAGAPAAQPETMRPLTFAGAAAVTIPAGRTVTSDPVRLRVPADTDLLVTTYAPAPAGPVTYHPHALQTSYLAAGDHTRDAEGTAYDREFRSWRYVTAVDVWSEHATGAVAVLGDSLTDGTTSTPDANRRWTDYLAVRLREEPGAPRYGVLNLGLSGNRILTDGGTEFPGNGPSGRGRLDRDVLSRTGVKAVIVELGINDILKSPATADADAIVAGLREIARQSRDRGLRVLGATLMPFRGHPAYTPRAERVRQEVNELIRAGGVFDAVLDFDAALRDPDRPARLHPAYDSGDHLHLTDLGFHEMALTLDPADLKPRAQAVL, encoded by the coding sequence GTGAGGAACAGGACGGGCTACGCCGTGCTCGCCGCCCTGGTGGCGGTCGTGGCCCTGCTCGTCGCCGGCGTGCACGCCCTCACCGACCGCCCGGGCGTGCCCGCGGCCGCGGGCGCCGGCGGCAGCGCGGACGCCGCCGCCCCCGCCTCCGTCGGCGGCTGGGCCGGCACCTGGGCCGCCGCGCAGGCCGCGGCGGAGCCGGGCACCCGGGACGGCTTCGCCGGGATGTCCCTGCGCAACGTCGTGCACACCTCCATCGGCGGCGCCCGGGCCCGGATACACCTGTCCAACGAGTACGGCGAGACGCCGCTGACCCTCACCCGCTCCAGCGTCGCCGTCGCCGCCGGGGCGGGCGCCCCGGCGGCGCAGCCGGAGACGATGCGGCCGCTGACCTTCGCCGGCGCCGCCGCGGTGACGATCCCCGCCGGCCGGACCGTGACCAGCGACCCCGTACGGCTGCGGGTGCCGGCCGACACCGACCTGCTGGTGACGACGTACGCGCCGGCGCCTGCCGGCCCGGTCACGTACCACCCGCACGCGCTGCAGACCTCCTACCTGGCCGCCGGCGACCACACCCGGGACGCCGAAGGGACGGCGTACGACCGGGAGTTCCGGTCCTGGCGCTACGTCACCGCCGTCGACGTCTGGAGCGAGCACGCCACCGGCGCCGTCGCCGTCCTCGGCGACTCGCTCACCGACGGCACCACCTCCACGCCCGACGCCAACCGCCGCTGGACCGACTACCTCGCCGTCCGCCTGCGCGAGGAGCCCGGCGCCCCGCGCTACGGGGTGCTCAACCTCGGCCTCAGCGGCAACAGGATCCTCACCGACGGCGGCACCGAGTTTCCCGGCAACGGCCCCTCCGGGCGGGGCCGCCTCGACCGCGACGTGCTCTCCCGCACCGGCGTCAAGGCCGTCATCGTCGAACTGGGCATCAACGACATCCTCAAGTCCCCCGCGACCGCCGACGCGGACGCGATCGTCGCCGGCCTGCGCGAGATCGCACGGCAGTCCCGCGACCGGGGCCTCAGGGTGCTCGGCGCGACGCTGATGCCGTTCCGGGGACACCCGGCGTACACGCCGCGGGCGGAGCGCGTACGGCAGGAGGTCAACGAGCTGATACGCGCGGGCGGCGTCTTCGACGCGGTCCTCGACTTCGACGCCGCCCTGCGCGACCCGGACCGGCCCGCGCGCCTGCACCCGGCGTACGACTCGGGCGACCATCTGCACCTGACGGACCTGGGCTTCCACGAGATGGCCCTGACCCTGGACCCCGCGGACCTCAAGCCCCGCGCCCAGGCCGTGCTCTGA
- the rdgB gene encoding RdgB/HAM1 family non-canonical purine NTP pyrophosphatase: MTAHRLVLATRNAGKITELRAILGEAGVDAELLGAADFPDVPDVPETGVTFAGNALLKAHALARATGLPAVADDSGLCVDVLGGAPGIFSARWAGRHGDDAANLALLLAQLSDVGPGHRAAHFACAAALALPDGTERVAEGKLEGTLRYEPAGTGGFGYDPVLQPLGEDRTCAELTPEEKNAISHRGKAFRALAPAVRELLKG; the protein is encoded by the coding sequence GTGACCGCGCACCGTCTCGTCCTCGCCACCCGCAACGCGGGCAAGATCACCGAGCTGCGCGCCATCCTCGGCGAGGCGGGCGTCGACGCCGAACTCCTCGGCGCCGCCGACTTCCCCGACGTCCCGGACGTGCCCGAGACCGGCGTCACCTTCGCCGGGAACGCGCTCCTCAAGGCGCACGCGCTCGCCCGGGCCACCGGGCTCCCCGCGGTCGCCGACGACTCCGGCCTCTGCGTCGACGTCCTCGGCGGCGCCCCCGGCATCTTCTCCGCCCGCTGGGCGGGCCGGCACGGCGACGACGCCGCGAACCTCGCCCTGCTCCTTGCCCAGCTCTCCGACGTCGGCCCCGGGCACCGTGCCGCGCACTTCGCCTGCGCCGCGGCGCTCGCGCTGCCGGACGGCACGGAGCGGGTCGCGGAGGGGAAGCTGGAGGGCACGCTGCGGTACGAGCCGGCGGGCACCGGGGGCTTCGGGTACGACCCGGTCCTCCAGCCGCTCGGGGAGGACCGCACCTGCGCCGAGCTCACCCCCGAGGAGAAGAACGCCATCAGCCACCGCGGCAAGGCGTTCCGCGCGCTGGCCCCGGCGGTGCGGGAGTTGCTCAAGGGCTGA
- a CDS encoding ABC transporter permease produces MADLAAGVRGYGLIVAMWVRTTMTYRMSFAMTALGNLLMTAADFAAIAIMFSHTDVLGGFTFAEVGLLYGTTSTSLGLADLLLGNLDRIGSRIRDGTMDTLLVRPVPVFAQIAADRFALRRIGRVLQGLIVLVWSLTALEGVAWTPVAVLLVPVMVLSGAAIFGAVFACGAAFQFWATDAAEVQNSFTYGGNTLTQYPPTIFSKELVRGVTFAVPLAFVNWLPALHILGRDDPLGLPGWVDFASPLVAAACCALAGLAWRTGLRGYRSTGS; encoded by the coding sequence GTGGCTGATCTGGCCGCGGGGGTGCGGGGGTACGGGCTGATCGTCGCCATGTGGGTGCGTACGACGATGACGTACCGCATGTCGTTCGCCATGACCGCGCTCGGCAACCTGCTGATGACCGCAGCCGACTTCGCCGCGATCGCGATCATGTTCTCGCACACCGACGTGCTCGGCGGCTTTACCTTCGCCGAGGTCGGGCTCCTCTACGGCACCACCTCCACCTCCCTGGGCCTGGCCGACCTGCTGCTGGGCAACCTGGACCGGATCGGCAGCAGGATCCGCGACGGCACGATGGACACGCTGCTGGTCCGGCCGGTGCCGGTGTTCGCGCAGATAGCCGCCGACCGCTTCGCGCTGCGCCGGATCGGGCGGGTGCTCCAGGGGCTGATCGTGCTGGTCTGGTCGCTGACCGCGCTGGAAGGCGTGGCGTGGACGCCGGTCGCGGTGCTGCTGGTCCCGGTGATGGTGCTGTCCGGGGCGGCGATCTTCGGGGCGGTGTTCGCGTGCGGCGCGGCGTTCCAGTTCTGGGCCACGGACGCGGCCGAGGTGCAGAACTCCTTCACGTACGGCGGCAACACGCTCACCCAGTACCCGCCGACGATCTTCAGCAAGGAACTGGTGCGCGGCGTGACGTTCGCCGTGCCGCTGGCGTTCGTCAACTGGCTGCCTGCCCTGCACATCCTCGGCCGGGACGACCCGCTGGGCCTGCCCGGCTGGGTCGACTTCGCCTCGCCGCTGGTCGCCGCCGCGTGCTGCGCGCTGGCCGGGCTGGCGTGGCGCACGGGGCTGCGCGGGTACCGCAGCACGGGAAGCTGA
- a CDS encoding ATP-binding cassette domain-containing protein has protein sequence MIEVEDLEKVFVVRRRAGRLRRTRHEVRAVGGISFSVPRGEMVGYIGPNGAGKSTTIKMLTGILTPSGGRLRVAGIDPARERTKLARRIGVVFGQRTTLWWDLPLLDSYRVMRRMYRIPGDRYRENLERCTELLGLGDLLEVPVRQLSLGQRMRGDIAAALLHDPEVLYLDEPTIGLDVLSKAKVREFLRELNAERGTTVLLTTHDLSDIEQLCKRVMVIDHGRLMYDGGLDGLHAVGESERMLVVDLERELPPIDLAGCRTVKVEGPRQWLAFPAGASAAPLVAEVAARWPLVDLSVREPDIEDVIARMYA, from the coding sequence GTGATCGAGGTCGAGGACCTGGAGAAGGTCTTCGTCGTACGCCGCCGGGCGGGCCGGCTGCGCCGTACGCGGCACGAGGTGCGCGCCGTCGGCGGCATCAGCTTCTCCGTGCCGCGCGGCGAGATGGTCGGCTACATCGGCCCCAACGGCGCGGGCAAGTCCACCACCATCAAGATGCTCACCGGCATCCTCACCCCCAGCGGCGGCCGGCTGCGCGTCGCGGGCATCGACCCGGCGCGCGAGCGGACGAAGCTGGCCCGGCGCATCGGCGTCGTCTTCGGCCAGCGCACCACCCTGTGGTGGGACCTGCCGCTGCTCGACTCGTACCGGGTGATGCGCCGCATGTACCGCATCCCCGGCGACCGTTACCGCGAGAACCTGGAGCGCTGCACCGAACTGCTGGGCCTCGGCGACCTGCTGGAGGTGCCGGTGCGGCAGCTCTCGCTCGGCCAGCGGATGCGCGGCGACATCGCCGCCGCCCTGCTGCACGACCCCGAGGTGCTGTATCTGGACGAGCCGACGATCGGCCTGGACGTGCTGAGCAAGGCGAAGGTGCGGGAGTTCCTGCGCGAGCTGAACGCGGAGCGCGGCACGACCGTGCTGCTCACCACGCACGACCTGTCCGACATCGAGCAGCTCTGCAAGCGGGTCATGGTCATCGACCACGGCCGGCTGATGTACGACGGCGGCCTCGACGGGCTGCACGCGGTCGGCGAGAGCGAGCGGATGCTCGTCGTCGACCTGGAGCGCGAGCTGCCGCCCATCGACCTCGCCGGCTGCCGCACGGTGAAGGTGGAGGGCCCGCGGCAGTGGCTCGCCTTCCCGGCGGGGGCCAGCGCGGCGCCGCTCGTCGCGGAGGTGGCCGCGCGGTGGCCGCTGGTGGACCTCTCGGTGCGGGAGCCCGACATCGAGGACGTCATCGCCCGCATGTACGCATGA
- the rph gene encoding ribonuclease PH: protein MATSETSAGFGRIDGRTPAELRPVALERGWSMHAEGSVLVSFGGTRVLCTASFTEGVPRWRKGSGEGWVTAEYAMLPRSTNTRGDRESVRGKIGGRTHEISRLIGRSLRAVIDFKALGENTVVLDCDVLQADGGTRTAAITGAYVALADAVAWGRRNKLIKSRATPLTGTVAAVSVGIVGSVPLLDLCYEEDVRAETDMNVVCTGDGRFVEVQGTAEGEPFARAELDALLDLAVGGCAQLDGLQRTALEGDQ from the coding sequence ATGGCTACCTCTGAGACCTCCGCCGGCTTCGGCCGTATCGACGGACGTACCCCCGCCGAGCTGCGCCCCGTGGCGCTGGAACGCGGCTGGAGCATGCACGCCGAGGGGTCCGTGCTGGTGTCCTTCGGCGGCACCCGGGTGCTCTGCACCGCCAGCTTCACCGAGGGCGTGCCGCGCTGGCGCAAGGGCAGCGGCGAGGGGTGGGTCACCGCGGAGTACGCGATGCTGCCGCGGTCCACCAACACCCGGGGCGACCGGGAGTCCGTACGCGGCAAGATCGGCGGCCGCACGCACGAGATCTCCCGGCTGATCGGCCGGTCGCTGCGCGCCGTCATCGACTTCAAGGCCCTCGGCGAGAACACCGTCGTCCTCGACTGCGACGTCCTCCAGGCCGACGGCGGCACCCGTACCGCCGCCATCACCGGGGCGTACGTCGCCCTCGCCGACGCCGTCGCGTGGGGCCGGCGGAACAAGCTGATCAAGTCCAGGGCGACACCGCTGACCGGCACCGTGGCCGCCGTCAGCGTCGGCATCGTGGGCTCCGTGCCGCTGCTCGACCTCTGCTACGAGGAGGACGTGCGGGCGGAGACCGACATGAACGTCGTCTGCACCGGCGACGGACGCTTCGTCGAGGTGCAGGGCACCGCGGAGGGCGAGCCGTTCGCCCGCGCCGAACTCGACGCGCTGCTCGACCTCGCGGTCGGCGGCTGCGCGCAGCTCGACGGGCTGCAGCGCACGGCACTGGAGGGAGACCAGTGA
- a CDS encoding MBL fold metallo-hydrolase, which yields MKLTVVGCSGSFPSADSACSSYLVEAEGYALLLDMGNGALGALQQHCGLYDLDAVLLSHLHADHCIDMCAYFVARYYRHDGGPAEVLPVYGPKGTEQRLTTAYADTPSETSMSEVFDFRALERGAFEIGPFRVHADRVSHPVEAYAFRIEHDDRSLVYSGDTGPCEALTELSADADLLLCEAAFTHGREQIPDLHLNGREAGEAAAAAGVGRLVLTHIPPWTDPQVNLRDAKDMYGGPVELARAGAVYEV from the coding sequence ATGAAGCTCACCGTCGTCGGTTGCTCGGGCTCGTTCCCGTCCGCGGACTCCGCGTGTTCGAGCTACCTGGTCGAGGCGGAGGGGTACGCGCTCCTGCTCGACATGGGCAACGGCGCGCTGGGGGCACTGCAGCAGCACTGCGGACTGTACGACCTCGACGCCGTCCTCCTGAGCCACCTGCACGCGGACCACTGCATCGACATGTGCGCCTACTTCGTCGCGCGCTACTACCGCCATGACGGCGGCCCCGCGGAAGTGCTCCCCGTCTACGGCCCCAAGGGCACGGAGCAGCGGCTCACCACCGCGTACGCGGACACCCCCTCGGAGACGTCGATGAGCGAGGTCTTCGACTTCCGGGCGCTGGAGCGGGGCGCGTTCGAGATCGGCCCGTTCCGGGTGCACGCGGACCGGGTGAGCCACCCGGTCGAGGCGTACGCCTTCCGCATCGAGCACGACGACCGCAGCCTCGTCTACTCCGGCGACACCGGCCCCTGCGAGGCGCTGACCGAACTGAGCGCGGACGCCGATCTGCTGCTCTGCGAGGCGGCGTTCACCCACGGCCGCGAGCAGATCCCCGACCTGCACCTCAACGGCCGCGAGGCGGGCGAGGCCGCCGCGGCGGCGGGCGTGGGGCGGCTGGTGCTCACGCACATCCCGCCGTGGACCGACCCGCAGGTCAACCTGCGGGACGCGAAGGACATGTACGGGGGTCCGGTCGAACTGGCGCGCGCGGGCGCGGTGTACGAGGTCTGA
- a CDS encoding DUF445 domain-containing protein, which produces MDRPAAEGPGGFAYTDADAEKRRGVRRMKTIATGLLLLAAVVFTLARWAQHNGAGAWSGYVAAAAEAGMVGALADWFAVTALFKRPLGLPIPHTAIIPTKKDQLGQSLGDFVGENFLSADVVRARLHALGLGSRVGGWLAEPDNADRVTAEASTVLRGALTVLRDNDVQAVVGEAINRRAAALEVGPGLGKLLERIVADDGHRRVVDLICERAESWLILNGPSVVGAVTGGAPGWTPRFVDRRVGERVYKELLRFIGEMRESPDHPARGALDRFLSDFAADLQGDTATRARVERLKGELLARDELQDFIAAAWTSLRGMIVGAAEDERSELRLRARAALLSFGQRMAADERLQAKVDGWAEDVATHVVTTYQHQITSLISDTVAGWDADQTSRKIEANIGRDLQFIRINGTVVGSLAGLVIYTVYRAVAG; this is translated from the coding sequence ATGGATCGGCCGGCAGCGGAAGGACCGGGGGGCTTTGCCTACACGGACGCCGACGCGGAGAAGCGGCGCGGCGTGCGCCGGATGAAGACCATCGCGACCGGCCTGCTGCTGCTGGCCGCCGTGGTCTTCACGCTCGCCCGCTGGGCGCAGCACAACGGCGCCGGCGCCTGGTCGGGCTACGTCGCCGCGGCGGCGGAGGCGGGCATGGTCGGCGCGCTGGCGGACTGGTTCGCGGTCACGGCGCTCTTCAAGCGGCCCCTCGGGCTGCCCATCCCGCACACCGCGATCATCCCCACCAAGAAGGACCAGCTCGGCCAGAGTCTCGGCGACTTCGTCGGCGAGAACTTCCTCTCCGCCGACGTCGTACGCGCCCGGCTGCACGCGCTCGGCCTCGGCAGCCGCGTCGGCGGCTGGCTCGCCGAGCCCGACAACGCCGACCGGGTCACCGCCGAGGCGTCGACCGTGCTGCGCGGCGCGCTGACCGTACTGCGGGACAACGACGTGCAGGCCGTCGTCGGCGAGGCCATCAACCGCCGGGCCGCCGCCCTGGAGGTCGGTCCCGGGCTCGGCAAGCTGCTGGAGAGGATCGTCGCGGACGACGGCCACCGCCGCGTCGTCGACCTGATCTGCGAGCGCGCCGAGTCCTGGCTGATCCTCAACGGCCCCTCGGTCGTCGGCGCCGTCACCGGCGGCGCCCCCGGCTGGACCCCGAGGTTCGTCGACCGCCGGGTCGGCGAGCGGGTCTACAAGGAACTGCTGCGGTTCATCGGCGAGATGCGGGAGTCGCCGGACCACCCGGCGCGCGGCGCGCTCGACCGGTTCCTCTCCGACTTCGCCGCCGACCTCCAGGGCGACACCGCGACCCGGGCGCGCGTCGAGCGGCTCAAGGGTGAGCTGCTGGCCCGCGACGAGCTGCAGGACTTCATCGCCGCGGCGTGGACGTCGCTGCGCGGCATGATCGTCGGCGCGGCCGAGGACGAGCGCAGCGAGCTGCGGCTGCGGGCGCGGGCGGCGCTGCTGTCGTTCGGGCAGCGGATGGCGGCAGACGAGCGGCTCCAGGCGAAGGTCGACGGCTGGGCGGAGGACGTCGCGACGCACGTGGTGACGACGTACCAGCACCAGATCACGTCGCTGATCTCGGACACGGTCGCGGGCTGGGACGCGGACCAGACGTCGCGTAAGATCGAGGCGAACATCGGCCGGGACCTGCAGTTCATCCGCATCAACGGCACGGTGGTGGGCTCGCTCGCGGGGCTGGTCATCTACACGGTGTACCGGGCGGTCGCGGGCTGA
- a CDS encoding fumarylacetoacetate hydrolase family protein, translated as MKLLRVGPPGSERPALLDDGGTLRDLSGVVSDVDGALLSDDAALARVRDADAAGDLPALDAEGLRTGPPVAGIGKIVCIGLNYHDHAAETGAAIPAEPILFMKAPDTVVGPEDTVLVPRGSEKTDWEVELAVVIGRTARYLESDADALAAVAGYAVAHDVSEREFQLERGGQWDKGKNCETFNPLGPWLVTADEVPDPQALGLRLWVNGEKRQDGTTADQIFPVAHVVRYLSRFMTLYPGDVINTGTPAGVALGMAEPKPYLRAGDVVELEVDGLGRQRQEIKGA; from the coding sequence ATGAAGCTGCTGCGTGTCGGACCGCCGGGGAGCGAGCGCCCGGCCCTGCTCGACGACGGAGGGACCCTGCGGGACCTCTCCGGAGTCGTGTCCGACGTGGACGGAGCGCTGCTGTCCGACGACGCGGCGCTCGCCCGCGTACGGGACGCCGACGCGGCCGGCGACCTGCCGGCGCTCGACGCCGAGGGGCTGCGCACGGGGCCGCCGGTGGCCGGGATCGGCAAGATCGTGTGCATCGGGCTGAACTACCACGACCACGCGGCCGAGACCGGCGCGGCCATCCCGGCCGAGCCGATCCTCTTCATGAAGGCCCCGGACACGGTGGTGGGCCCCGAGGACACCGTCCTCGTGCCGCGCGGCAGCGAGAAGACGGACTGGGAGGTGGAGCTGGCGGTGGTCATCGGCCGTACGGCCCGCTACCTGGAGTCCGACGCGGACGCGCTGGCCGCGGTCGCCGGCTACGCCGTGGCGCACGACGTCTCCGAGCGCGAGTTCCAGTTGGAGCGCGGCGGGCAGTGGGACAAGGGCAAGAACTGCGAGACGTTCAACCCGCTGGGCCCGTGGCTGGTGACGGCGGACGAGGTGCCGGACCCGCAGGCCCTGGGGCTGCGGCTGTGGGTGAACGGCGAGAAGCGGCAGGACGGCACGACGGCGGACCAGATCTTCCCGGTGGCCCATGTGGTGCGGTATCTGAGCCGGTTCATGACGCTGTACCCGGGCGACGTGATCAACACCGGTACGCCGGCGGGGGTCGCGCTGGGCATGGCGGAGCCGAAGCCGTATCTGCGCGCGGGCGACGTCGTGGAGCTGGAGGTCGACGGCCTCGGCCGGCAGCGGCAGGAGATCAAGGGCGCGTAG
- a CDS encoding YidC/Oxa1 family membrane protein insertase, with protein MSVFGALSALLSGLAGTLDPFFGASATGVAIIVFTLCVRLALHPLARAAARGDRVRRDLAPQVAEIRRKHRHDPERLRRALTETYAEAGASPLAGCGPMVLQIPVFMVMYRLFTGHDHDLLTHTLLGAPLGGRWSDALADGGVFGAHGMVYAGLFAVIAGVAAYTFWRSRRMMAERKAGAEAIRKAATSKGAGSGKNGKGGKKGGKAQAAAPPPGLPGPAAGLTRWLPLLSFGTLVTAAIVPLAAGLYLATTAAWTAAERTLLYRRPGPRAEQGIAE; from the coding sequence ATGTCCGTATTCGGCGCGCTCTCCGCCCTTCTGTCCGGCCTCGCCGGCACCCTCGACCCCTTTTTCGGCGCCTCCGCCACCGGCGTCGCGATCATCGTCTTCACCCTGTGCGTACGCCTCGCCCTGCACCCCCTCGCGCGCGCCGCCGCGCGCGGCGACCGGGTGCGCAGGGACCTCGCGCCGCAGGTGGCGGAGATCCGGCGCAAGCACCGCCACGACCCCGAGCGGCTGCGTCGCGCGCTCACCGAGACGTACGCGGAGGCAGGCGCCTCGCCGCTGGCGGGCTGCGGCCCGATGGTGCTGCAGATCCCGGTGTTCATGGTGATGTACCGGCTCTTCACCGGCCACGACCACGACCTGCTCACCCACACCCTGCTCGGCGCCCCGCTGGGCGGGCGGTGGTCCGACGCGCTCGCGGACGGCGGGGTGTTCGGAGCGCACGGCATGGTCTACGCGGGGCTCTTCGCGGTGATCGCGGGGGTGGCCGCGTACACGTTCTGGCGCAGCCGCCGGATGATGGCCGAGCGCAAGGCCGGGGCGGAGGCGATACGCAAGGCGGCGACCTCGAAGGGCGCGGGAAGCGGGAAGAACGGGAAGGGCGGGAAGAAGGGCGGGAAGGCGCAGGCCGCCGCGCCGCCGCCCGGACTCCCGGGCCCCGCCGCGGGACTGACCCGCTGGCTGCCCCTGCTCTCCTTCGGCACCCTGGTCACGGCCGCGATCGTGCCGCTCGCCGCGGGCCTCTACCTGGCGACCACCGCCGCATGGACCGCCGCGGAACGCACCCTCCTCTACCGCCGCCCGGGTCCACGGGCTGAACAGGGTATTGCGGAATGA
- a CDS encoding DUF1707 domain-containing protein, which yields MTSDEHLPELRASDADRERVADILRDALAEGRLAMDEFEERLEETYRAKTYAQLEPLTRDLPAAGAAPAAREAAPAARPAAGWAGRVGGEATSRRGIAIMSGFQRKGAWTVPRRFTMFSFWGGGELDLREADFEAAEVEIRCISIMGGAHVILPPDMALEVRGIGIMGGFDHSQTGVPHAPGAPRVTLTGFAFWGGVGTSRKKTKAARRAEAEAAREQRRLAREERRLAREERRKRLE from the coding sequence ATGACGAGCGATGAGCACCTGCCGGAGCTGCGTGCCTCGGACGCCGACCGGGAGCGGGTCGCCGACATCCTGCGTGACGCGCTGGCGGAGGGCCGGCTCGCCATGGACGAGTTCGAGGAGCGCCTGGAGGAGACGTACCGGGCGAAGACCTACGCCCAGCTCGAACCGCTCACCCGCGACCTGCCCGCCGCGGGCGCCGCGCCCGCGGCGCGTGAGGCGGCCCCCGCGGCCCGGCCCGCGGCCGGCTGGGCCGGCCGCGTCGGCGGCGAGGCGACGTCGCGCCGGGGCATCGCGATCATGAGCGGCTTCCAGCGCAAGGGGGCCTGGACGGTGCCGCGGCGGTTCACCATGTTCTCGTTCTGGGGCGGCGGCGAACTGGACCTGCGCGAGGCGGACTTCGAGGCCGCGGAGGTGGAGATCCGCTGCATCTCGATCATGGGTGGCGCGCACGTCATCCTGCCGCCCGACATGGCGCTGGAAGTGCGCGGCATCGGCATCATGGGCGGCTTCGACCACTCCCAGACCGGCGTCCCCCACGCCCCGGGCGCCCCGCGCGTCACGCTGACCGGCTTCGCCTTCTGGGGCGGCGTGGGGACGAGCCGGAAGAAGACCAAGGCGGCCAGGCGCGCGGAGGCGGAGGCGGCCAGGGAGCAGCGGCGGCTGGCCAGGGAGGAGCGGCGCCTGGCGCGCGAGGAGCGCCGCAAGCGGCTGGAGTAG
- a CDS encoding type II toxin-antitoxin system PemK/MazF family toxin, with amino-acid sequence MDASWWPAIVAVVVLAVIAGLVDSFGRVRRAHRRPAGPEGESEPGAGPARAPEPGEVWWAAVPYGNAETADGEDRPCLVLRTAGETVTVAWITTRADGGRPDRIPLPPGSAGAGADRPAFLETDELHEVAFRDLRRGAGPVDPAVWDRVRHLSDT; translated from the coding sequence ATGGACGCCTCGTGGTGGCCGGCCATCGTGGCCGTGGTGGTGCTGGCCGTGATCGCCGGGCTCGTCGACAGCTTCGGCCGGGTGCGGCGCGCGCACCGGCGCCCGGCCGGGCCGGAGGGCGAAAGCGAGCCGGGCGCGGGCCCGGCGCGGGCGCCGGAGCCCGGCGAGGTGTGGTGGGCGGCCGTGCCGTACGGGAACGCGGAGACGGCGGACGGCGAGGACCGGCCCTGCCTGGTGCTGAGGACCGCGGGCGAGACGGTGACGGTGGCCTGGATCACCACCCGGGCGGACGGCGGCCGGCCGGACCGGATTCCGCTGCCGCCCGGCTCCGCCGGCGCCGGGGCGGACCGCCCGGCGTTCCTGGAGACGGACGAGCTGCACGAGGTCGCCTTCCGGGACCTCCGCCGCGGCGCCGGTCCCGTGGACCCGGCGGTGTGGGACCGGGTCCGGCACCTGTCCGACACCTGA
- a CDS encoding ABC-2 family transporter protein codes for MRGSGALRDAPAVQALRLYGLVAAGGFRRFSTYRAATAAGVFTNTVFGFILAYTFIALWHERPQLGGYDEAQALTFVWIGQALLAPAALLGYGFQEDLQERIRSGDVAVDLYRPADLQLWWLAHDLGRAAFQLLGRGIVPMAVGALAFELALPTAAHTWLLFLLSVTLGCLVSFAIRYLVGLAAFWLLDGQGINLMNSLVAMLLSGTLLPLTVFPGAAGDLAQALPWAAMLQVPADVLLGRHTGAGLAGALAFQAAWAAALLAAGRAMQALATRKVVVQGG; via the coding sequence ATGCGCGGGTCCGGTGCCCTGCGGGACGCGCCCGCCGTGCAGGCGCTGCGGCTGTACGGGCTGGTGGCGGCCGGCGGCTTCCGCCGCTTCTCGACGTACCGCGCGGCCACCGCCGCCGGCGTCTTCACCAACACCGTCTTCGGCTTCATCCTGGCCTACACGTTCATCGCGCTCTGGCACGAGCGCCCGCAACTCGGCGGGTACGACGAGGCGCAGGCGCTCACCTTCGTCTGGATCGGCCAGGCGCTGCTGGCGCCCGCCGCCCTCCTCGGCTACGGCTTCCAGGAGGACCTCCAGGAGCGCATCCGCTCCGGCGACGTGGCCGTGGACCTCTACCGGCCCGCGGACCTGCAGCTCTGGTGGTTGGCCCACGACCTGGGCCGGGCCGCGTTCCAACTGCTCGGCCGCGGCATCGTGCCGATGGCGGTGGGCGCGCTGGCGTTCGAGCTGGCGCTGCCCACGGCGGCGCACACCTGGCTGCTCTTCCTCCTCTCCGTGACGCTGGGCTGCCTGGTGAGCTTCGCCATCCGCTACCTGGTCGGCCTCGCCGCGTTCTGGCTGCTCGACGGCCAGGGGATCAACCTGATGAACTCGCTGGTGGCGATGCTCCTGTCCGGCACCCTGCTGCCGCTGACCGTCTTCCCCGGCGCCGCCGGCGACCTCGCGCAGGCGCTGCCGTGGGCGGCGATGCTCCAGGTCCCCGCGGACGTGCTGCTCGGCCGGCACACCGGCGCGGGTCTCGCCGGGGCGCTGGCGTTCCAGGCGGCCTGGGCGGCGGCGCTGCTGGCCGCCGGGCGGGCGATGCAGGCGCTCGCGACCCGCAAGGTGGTGGTGCAGGGTGGCTGA